Proteins from a genomic interval of Schistocerca piceifrons isolate TAMUIC-IGC-003096 chromosome 3, iqSchPice1.1, whole genome shotgun sequence:
- the LOC124789198 gene encoding cuticle protein 18.7-like, translating into MKVLVLVCALVGYAAARPGYLGLGLPYGLPYGVPGAVSAAGLPADTPEVAAAKSRILAIQAAEAARNAQGVPVVPAPAAASAAAAPGAGLAAYGPANIVIGPGGVPLDTPEVAAAKAAHAAAQAQAAAASVAPDGTLLTAQGVPLDTPAVAAGKIADAVAHLQAKAALFG; encoded by the exons aTGAAGGTCCTG GTGCTAGTGTGCGCTCTGGTGGGCTACGCCGCGGCCAGGCCCGGCTACCTGGGTCTGGGGCTGCCCTACGGCCTGCCCTACGGCGTCCCCGGCGCCGTGTCCGCCGCGGGGCTCCCTGCTGACACGCCGGAGGTGGCGGCCGCCAAGTCGCGCATCCTGGCCATCCAGGCTGCCGAGGCGGCGCGCAACGCCCAGGGAGTCCCCGTAGTTCCGGCGCCCGCCGCTGCGTCAGCCGCCGCTGCACCCGGCGCTGGCCTCGCAGCCTACGGACCGGCCAACATCGTCATTGGACCTGGTGGCGTTCCCCTGGACACCCCTGAG GTGGCCGCAGCGAAGGCGGCGCACGCGGCGGCGCAAGCGCAGgcggccgccgcctcc gtgGCGCCCGACGGCACTCTGCTGACGGCGCAGGGCGTGCCGCTGGACACCCCTGCCGTGGCCGCCGGCAAGATCGCCGACGCCGTGGCGCACCTGCAGGCCAAGGCGGCCCTCTTCGGCTGA